The Fundulus heteroclitus isolate FHET01 unplaced genomic scaffold, MU-UCD_Fhet_4.1 scaffold_170, whole genome shotgun sequence nucleotide sequence ctgttaatctCTGTAACACGTCACCCTTGTGATTATTGGGAgatgtgatggtagaaaaccctgATATAATGTTCTgtggacttttatttatttttttatagattccAACTTTTGCGTGGAAAGTGACATATGCATGTTTCAGGCCACATTTtgtgcaagctttataaatgagacacCAGTTCCGCAATGTGAATTGTTAACAAGTGAGATAGCCAAAAAGCTATGTGGGCCCACACTACAAATGCCTGCCCCCTCTGTAATGTAACACTGGCTCCACACCTGGTGAAGGCATATTCTTTAGTTCTGATATACCTGGGGCTAGATTTGCATTTGCAGAATAtcagttttcagttctttttctttgtacttgatagcaaaaataaagatttcatcTGGAATTGCATGCTTGGTTGAACAGCTGAGGGATACTTTAAAGCCTTTTATAAAGAGGCTGATGATATCTGACAATTATTCTTTAGATGCCTTTTTATCATATGCAGCTTACTCAATATTAGCTAAACAAGCTTTATGCAAATATATTGGTGCATGTTGTGATAACAAAAAAATGATATATATCATGTGATCATGTCTTTCTGCTTTGGGTTTATGGTAAATATAGACCTCAGATAACAACTCCTCTGTTCAACAACTGGAGGAAAGATACAGGTGACATTTCCATCCCAACAACAAGGTTTCATTGGAAAAAGTTGCTTCTGGCTGACTTCTGCATCTTAGCTTTAACTCCTTGAGGATTTTATCATCTCTTTACTTTCTAAAGCGCTCTTATACTGTAAAAAAGTGTCACCAAATAGGTTTATGGCACAGAGAGCTTGGCTACAATGTTAGCATAATTAGCCAACATTTGTTGCTGTCCAGGAAGTTGTTTGCGACCTGCATCTGCAGTGATTTTACAGTAACAATAAATGAGTACTATATCCTGCAGCTTTATTATCAACAAATACAGCTCTTTAACGCtgggttgtgtttttgtcagaTGTTTGTATTTTGACACAGTGAAAGGAGATGTATGATCATCAGTCTTTTCTGTAGTGGAATGACATTATTCGATGTTACCTTAAAGTTTAGTCatgcatttaaaacagaaatttaaagcatttaatGGTGACAAGCCATTTCTGTGTTGTGCTTCAGGGATTAGCCCCAGCTGTAACAGAAAGGATAGGGTACTGATTGGTGCAAACAACCTTTAGCCCCTTAATAGTTTGGGTCATCATGCAGTTGTCGTCTCAGACTtggtaaacaaaacccttttGTCTCACTTAGTAAAGTTAGTTAGTGCTGTCAGACCAGTTCTGATCAAAGAGGGAGGAGATGTTTTTCACATGTAAGGGAGGTCTCTCTGAGCCCGCTCCATCGCTCTGGTTCAGAAACCAATCAATCCAGGAGTTTTATGATCCTTTTCTGCAACCATCAGTTGCAGCAACAGGGTTGTTAGAGATTGGAAGAACAACATTCTTAGCTCTACCTTATTGCTTAGTGTGTATTATAATACATTGGATGTAGGTAAGCAAACAGGTTGAGACTAACCGTGTTGACTTTACGCTCTGCTTAGTTTGCATGTGTGGCAGGAGAGACACACACGTTTGATACAGTGCCTTAAAGTATTCATTCCCCTTCAACTGTTTCACATTTAGTCACATTGCAAGCACAAActtgaatgtttttgtattatttgtgatgggctgcacagtgcgtgtgttggtagcactgttgccttgcagcaagaaggtcctggtttGGAATCTCAGGCTcaacctggggtctttctgcatggagtttgttctcatgttctccctgtgcaagATTATGTTGGGTTTATACTCTATAGCACACAGCCCACCTCCCTCATGGTTACAGAGGGCCTCTTTGAAGGAATCCcatcagtttttgcttttagaatgaaaatgtcttttgatggaaacagtttttgtaaaaCCATGTTTAATCTACCAGATGATGCTACGTGCCTTCACATCATTACCTGAAACCCATAGAGCAAAACCATGTTTGTTAGGCAAATCGGTGGGTGACGTCAGAGCCACCGTCAGCCTGCCGGTGTCACGTTACTGCAGGAGCAGACAGAGAATCAGCCTGCTCTCTGCACGCCTGATAGATGCCAGGCAATTCACAGTTGtatgttttaatcatttgaGGGTCCCAACAATCTATATTACTGTTGTTGCCGTGCACCAAATAACTTCCATCCTGTCAGGTTGTCTGTTGGTGTATTtgctcattcattcattcattattaATGTGTTTTGATCAGGGTGCAGGTATGTCAGTAAGGCAGCAGCAAAGACACAGGTGGACTACGACTATGACGGGCCCTTAATGAAAACTACAGTCCCTGGGCCACGATCACAAGTAACACAGCCTTACACATACAAACGCAAAGCACTCACGCATCTCTCTAGTCATATGGagcattttaaacttttttcccTCTATTTTAGGAGCTGACAAAACAACTGGGAGACATTCaggtcagtgtgtgtgtgtgagagacagTTCTAAAATACTGCACTAGAAAGCAGTTTAATtggttctaattttattattgtgtTCTGGATCTCATCtgagttttagttttcttccctTCAAATTGTCTACAGTTCATGGTTCTGCTGTATGCATGCTAGACAGCACAACGGTTTGTATGAGGTCAGATGAAATCTTCAATTATGTTAACTCAGTGAACTAGTTAAACATACCCTGCAGCACAGCCGTTGTTCTACATTTCACTTTTACAGCACACACGGTGCCTCTGCAGAGTTCCACAGCCTTGTTGCGGTTTGTTTTTGCACAACCGCAGCAAACATTGGGTCAAAAGCACTGATTTATCACAAATTATGTATGATGTTTTATTGCACTAGCAAAAATTATCATACGATAATAACATACTTCATTTAAGCCCTAAATCCATAGAAAGCCATTATAAAAGATGTTTGGATACCTCATAATGCTGCAGTAAAAGCAGATGCCTGCTAATAGCTTCTGCTCTGGATGTACATGTGGTCCCTAAGGACACGGAAGAAAAGAAAGTGTTTCAGATATAGAGAAAGCTGTAAATGAGACCCACCTCTGATCTATTGTATTCTGTAAGTACAGAGTGAGTCACTCAGAGAGGATTCTCTCTTTAATTACTTGATCTTCAGAGATGTTCTTCAGTCTGCAGCTTAATGAGGGCCACAGATCTTACTGTGTGTCCTGTGAAATAACACTTCAAGCAGAGGGATCTGCTTGAGTCTTATTGTGAAAGAACAGATTACAACAGAATACTTTACTGATCAACAAAGGGAAATGATCATGTTGCATTGAGACCATTCCCTATCTACTTTTTCCCTAGGttaagaaaatagaaaatattcacAGGCATTTACTGTAGCAGCCGTCAGTACTGATTCGTGGGTCTGTCTGAGTGAACTTTAGTCTTCAGCGATTAAAATGTGTAATAGTTTCAGTTTAGATCAGGTGAAGGACGAGGTCATTGGAGAATATTTAATTGCTTTGCTTTAATGAATGCCTAGGCTGTTTTAGTATGTTTTGGGTTAATCTCTGGTGAAAGGCAGCACTGACAGCTTGGCTGAATTTCAGCAGACAGTAGGCGTCTGGCTGCTTTCTTCCTCTGTAACTGTCAGTTAACATCAATGCCCTTGACAGCCATGCATgtccaaatcatgacactggaTCAGCCATGTTTTACCAATACTGAGATATTAGGGATGGGGGGTATGACCTAAAAATGTTCTCTTGATATATTTGGGCTTTGTCTTGATAAACAGTATATAGAAAAATGTATGAAATTAGGATTTTAATTACTGCATTAATTTTCAACCAATAAtacaaaaacagcaggaaaaaacCCCCATCTGTCTTCTCACATAATCCAACTAGTGCAGCAGATTAAGTCAATATTCCATTGGAATATTGACTTAATCTATATTCACTTGACAAGCACCAAATCTGGCACAAATTAAGTATCAGACATATTTGTTTAGAAAAGCATGTTACCCTACTAAAGATCCAAGATGGCTGTCTCGTAAAATGGGGAAAACACTGTTTTGGGCGTAAAACGTGTATAAATAGAAACATGCTATTGATTTGCTAAAACTAATTTTAGAATAAACTGGCATTATTTCATTACATGTGTCACAATATGTGACgatgccctgtgatagactggcaacctgtccagggtgtacaccgcctctcacccaatgactgctggagttAGACACCAGCTCACCTCCCCACGGCCTGCATGGATGAGCGGATAAAACAATGCATGGAGGGATGTGTCTACTTATAATCAAACttgcaaactgaactgaatcctGAAACACAGCACTGGTAAAGTCTGTGATCAGGACTTTTTGTCTTACTTGTGTGATGCCAGCAGTATGTGTTGTTGAATGGGTTATGATGGTAGTAATATATAACAGAACATGTTTCTTTGCAGAATGTTGGTGCAGTCAACTTCTTTTGTAATTATGAAGATAGCAGAGGAAACTACTTGGTGGACGTGGATGGCAATCGCATGCTGGATATCTACACTCAGATCTCCTCCATTCCTATTGGTTAGTATCATATGGCCCTTTGTAACATCCTGAGTAACATGCTAGCATCTCAGgaatgtgttattttattattttttttatttttatttcattttatttttttaggtgatGCATAAAGTCCCTGACTCACATTCTCACCTTGTTATGGAACATCACATAGATTCAAACTTCCAGGAGTTAGTTTAGAAGACCGAACTGAAACTTCACTAAACTCACACAAGTTATTTCTTCATCAAGCAAAATCTGAGTGGTAAAGGTTATGATTTAGTCTTGGTGAgttacaaaatattttcaggaaatattttgttattaGCCTTTTTTGTGCCTAAAAGCATGGTAGAAAAATGGATCTCCTTCTCATTCTTCCCTCCTTGACTTTGAAATGTTCCATAAATGTCAACAGATTAGGTCAAGAttgaaaaagtttttctttacaGGCAGACATTCAAGCAACTGTGTTTGTAAAACCACAGTTCTATCCTCCAAGTCACAGATTATCATGCCTGATCGAcagcgtttaaaaaaaaaatccctggtTAAAACTAAGCCTTAGGGCCTCTGTGACAGAAGGGCTTTTGTTGTTGCCGGAAGCTCCCCCTAATTAATGCAGGATTTTAAAGGGCCAGACGGTTTGAGCTGGTAACTGTCTTTACTCCACTTAATGGTATGATTAAGActtctttatttctaaatacACAGGACTATACTAATAAGAAGCTTTATCCACCTAAGCCTTCCTTTAAAATGTTCAGTGCTAATGTGCATTTTCATACGATGCATCCAACACAGCCCAGCATGCCATGCCGTCCCAAACAACAATTAGACCTATTTCATATATTCTGTCATTGAGACTCAgaagttttctttcatttccgGTTTTTAGAGTTCCACTGTAACAACTTATGGATGGCATAATAAACCAAATTGAATCCCTGTTCTTCAAAATGTTTGGGTGTGTTTTTAGTTGATGACATATGTGGCACTGTTAGTTCTCAACAGAGTAACAAATTGAAGAAAGCTAAAGTATATTCTGATTCATAACCCTTATGTTAATGTCTGTGTAGTAAACCACCTCCCTAAACTTCAGCTATGatctaaacattttagaagGGGAAAGCACAAACAAGCAGTGAAATGGCTGATGCCACTGTGGTATCAGTTTGTTAGAGCAGCAGCTAAGGATGACAGAAAGTGATTAGATAAgctcatcagaatcagaatccaTTTATTTGCCAAGTctgtgggtacaaacaaggaatttgactttgggtTCCAACGCTTGCATCATGTAAAAAAGCAGGCAGACAAGAAACAgcaagcagaacagcaaactaTAATAGAAATCTATAGTATAATCTATAATAGAAAAGAGATTATTCAGGGAATAACAGGAAAAACAGGGGCAGTATGTACAAGAGACTTTCGGTTCTTTTTTCCACAGCAGGTAGCTGGCTACCCTATAAAGTGTTCATCAGAGTTACCGCCTGGTGGTACACTGTGACACTGTGTCGGCTGGTTTTAGCCATCAGCGTTCTAGGTTGTTCCCTGGAGCCagagcaggtggtgggagacagaaagaCTCTGGCAGAAATCACATCACTGTTGGACAGTATCTCCCatcccatgcatggagctgttgtgGAGCTGGAGAGCTTCAGTCACAGTCCACAGCATCCTAGAAACACAAAGGAGCGCTATC carries:
- the LOC118558867 gene encoding 4-aminobutyrate aminotransferase, mitochondrial-like; translation: MASSLISRQVALCLQKNVWLSSAGCRYVSKAAAKTQVDYDYDGPLMKTTVPGPRSQELTKQLGDIQNVGAVNFFCNYEDSRGNYLVDVDGNRMLDIYTQISSIPIGYNHPALLKMMTNPNNLSTFVNRPALGILPPENFPDKSLKVFLS